Part of the Acropora palmata chromosome 10, jaAcrPala1.3, whole genome shotgun sequence genome, TTGACATTTGATTACCTTAATACCTTAGAAGGTAGTAACATTATTAAGACCGCCCAGTACGTGTAAAGTTCACTTTTTTCCGGGACCTTCTGTCAGCGGATCTttgctaacctgtttgttcacTGGCCGGTTTTTATATTTCTGCTACCTTGTGGTAACCGAAGTTTGAGTACTCCTCAATCTACTCCTTTATCTCCCCTGAAATTGTGCAATACCATAAACATAAACTGTTCATCATGTTGCAGAAATGAGGTGCGTCGACTTGTCACGTTAACAACAGTTCAAGAGGGTCTGGGCTTGCCAGATTCGAGAGCTGAGACACCACAGCAGTTGGCTGCCTCGAAGTCAATAACTACTGCCCGTGTGGATTCTATCATACATATTGCAGAGTACATTTATGGCATTAGGCAAAAGATTTGCAGAGGGGCTTCAGAGACGCCATCATTAACTTAAGAGGGTGcatggaaaagagaaaatggaaGGCACTGATTCAACTCTTTTCCCAGATCTACTGCGACTAATTAATCAATCAAGAGACAAGGGTGCAAGTTcttggttaaatgcaatgccTCTTGCAGATCAGGGCTTAGTCCTGAGTAAGCAGGAGTTCAGAGACGCGCTACACTTACGGTATAATTTGACTCTAGTCGATCTACCAAGTCTACGCGAGTGTGGGGATAAATTTGCTGTAGGCCCACCATCTCTCATAAAAAGGGGGGCTTTGTAGGGCAGAGACACGATGGTGTCCATTATTTATTAACGGCATTCATCAATAAGGTCTGCAACAATGTGAAAATCAAACCACACCTTCAACCCCTAGAGACTACATTTGAGAATTGCTGTCACAACCTCTGAGGCAAGATTAGACATCAAGGCAGGAGGTTTCTGGGCAAGAAGAGTTACGCAAGTTAACTCCAAGTGTTACCAGAACAAGACAACATCTGAAGTAATTAAGGAGCACGAGGATCAGAAGAAACACACGTACCAGCAGCGGGAGTTTGATATAGAGGTGGGTTCATTTACACCTTTAGTGCTTGGAACTAATGGAGGAATGGGAAATCAGTGTCAGCATTTCCTGAAGCATCTGACACATAAGATACCTCAGTAGGACCCTGAGCCATTATAACACCATTATCGCATGGCTCAGGATGCAAAtctctttcaaacttttaaGATCGGTACAAGCCTGCATGTGAGGCTCACGAACACCAGCAAGACAGAACATTCCTTAGACTGATTACTCCCAATAATTTAAGTTCaccctttatttcaataatgGAGGGGCTTTTTAGTCTTTCCTCTCATTACTTTTCATGTTTTATTTAGGTTCAATTTCATTAGGTTTAATAACTGCACCTTAACAATCTCACCTCTACTGTTTCTCGCATTGAAGAATCTTTGAGCAAGCAAGTAAGTGATCCGTCCAACATAGATTCTCAGTTCAAGAACACCAATAAATCAGTGAGTCAATTCAAGAAAACTTTGAACTTTGGGGAGAGGATTGTCGATATAAAAAAGATGCTTACCACCAAGAAGAGAACAACTCATCGACTTATGAACAgttaagcaagcaaattttatatcTGGAATGTTGCAGcagaagggaaagaaaaaggaaaaatattatttatctGTATtcctaaaaaaatatttctggtgAATGCACACCAAAGCAGTTATCTGCAGCCTTCAGGAAGGACAGCAGATATCAACAAACCTCatcagaaaattgaattttaacatGTTCATGACTTAGGTAATCAGGGTAGCTGGGACCCACTTCCAATCTTGACCAGATTTTTCCATTATACCTACTGCGAAGAGCGTCACAGAAGGCACGCAGGATGCTTAAAAGTACTATCTTTGCTTTTTATGAGGACATTCTTAACGATCTGTATGACATCTGGAAAAGTCAAATGAGTAAgtaaaaagcagcaaaaatgggtctaaatgtctcctttgcagctgtCTTTTGGCACATCACACAATGCTCTCTCAAAGAGATGGCTGCTCACATCTGCATCAAATCCCTTTCCCACTGTGTTTGCAGTTTGTTTGCACTCTgttgaacaaaccaatcaacaACCAGCACATAGTCAATGATATAGACTGAGTTTGTGTCCAATAAGAGATGTGGAGTAGATTCATGGTGAAAGACAGGAATGACAACATTTGATGGACACAGAAAGAGAGGCCCAAAAGAATCATACCCTTTAGTCACTTGGCCGAAGTAAATGAATGCAGAGAGACCCAAGCAATTAAGGCCGCAAAGGCAAgacaagccaaaaactatCTGTCTCCTATCTTGACCTTGAGACTGGTACAACAGTGAgtagccatttttttgtttaaataccaaatattaatattaatgtaaaataaagctgtaatttatggtaagCGGTATAGCCAAAGGTTACCTGCAGACTGttgcaaattactttcttgaattcaatgcACAAACTAATTTTATGTAAACGCCagtcccttattttttttcttttacttatttgtgttaaacCCAGTTTAATAAAACGTGTAGTTGGATGCAATGGGGTTTTAGTTAGGCATAAAACCTCGCAGTACATGTATTGacttttgcaacattgtcAGTGGTGTTGCCACAGATGCGATGCATGGGGTGTTTCTTGGAGTAGTAACACAACTTGTTGGTCTGTGGTTTAACTCTAAGCCTCTGGGCAAAAGTGGTACCATGGAAATTGTGTGATGATCGACAAACAGATTAAGCCTTCAAGTGTCACTAGCAAACTCGTAAGTTAGCAGTATAAAACACCGTGTGAAATATATTGTAATATCATCACCATTATTAACTATTAGAGACCTTAAGATACCCCGATTCCGGTGTACGGGTACGGGTACGGCGCCATGTTTGGCCATATTTGGTAATGACATCAGCTCCCTTCCCGGTAACCTAGCCGTTTAGCCGGGGTAAGTGGCACTCTACCCGTGTTTACCTACGGGAAACAGAAGTTCCGAGAAGTTACTTTGCGAAGAAGCAGAATGAGTAAAAAGGCAAGTGAATTTGTGCTGTCTAATTTGTGACTGTACTAAGCAAAGTCTAATTAACAAGCCACCTTCGCCGAAAAGCAGTTGCTGCGGTCGTTGCAAGCGACGAATGGATGAAGTAGTTTCAATGTACTAGCTTATAAGACTTTGCGCTGTAAAATATGCTCAGCCACAGCCGGTCTCTAATTCAAGTCTTATTACGTTTGACCGAATAATTTCCGAAGCAAAAGGGAGGAAACATTACAAAGGCCTTTTAAGTCCCAAATACAGGAATAAACTGCTACAGGTTTGGTGGCTGTTGAGTAGTATTGCCAATGCATGGACATATAAAAGCATACATGTATACGTCTTTTTCGCTCAAGACGTTTCGGACCATTTCATGTTCTCACACTctattatatttttaagtgcacaaatttattttcaaatagtTAATTGCCATAGGTCAAAATTGCTACCTTACCATGATTTCTCGTTGACtggtataaaaaaaaaaaaaaacgtgttttataattttatcattGTAGCAATGTGTATTAAACATATTTCATGGATTTTCTCTTTCAAGACCATGTTCAGGTGGCACGTTAATCATGATTTAGACCTTCTCAGGGAAGTGGTTGGTGGACGACCAAAGAACCATACTGACTGGGCTTCTATAGCTGACAAATTGAACAGTGCATGGGGAAATGAGGAAAATCCAGTGCGTGGACGCTCTTGCAAAGAACATTTTGACGTGCTGCTGAAGCaccataaagaaaataatgtggCAGCACTGAAGAAGtaggaattttttttggttttcatttcttatttGTAAACTTTTATTCATGTAAATTAATGCATGACCAGGCCACAAGAGTGAACAAGCAGAAGATTTGTGTACAGGTGAAGCACTGTTAGATGGCCAACCTCTGGAGAGTAATTGGCCACTCAATAAGGGTTGGGTATAAATTAGCATAAGGCATAGTATGAAACATCATTCTAATTCAATACAAACACTTTTGGGACTTGTGACAACTGTTACATGGAATTCAGCCTTtaatttgaaacatttcaattATTGAATTCAAAGTTTCACTGGCACCAAAGGATATTAGTATTTgcatgacaataattattggtctCTTTACAGAGGTAGTAACAATGGAAGATCCTTGGGCTTTGCATTCTTTTTAGGTCTGGCTCTGAGGAACAATACACTGAGATTCAGCAATTATTGGATGATGTTCAGTCTTACCTTGAGGACTTggaacaaaatcaacaaaaaacagaagaaaaatgaCCAGGATAGAAAAAAAGCTCAGGAAATGAGAGATGCAGCCATGGAAACACTCAAGAGAAGTAATACAACTGATATAGTTGACAAATCTTGATTGTCACCTTAGATGTCTAAAATGATCAAACTTTTGTAACTTCAGAGTATCCTTCATCTCGTTCAAGTGTCAGTGATTCAGAGGATGAGATGGCTGGCCATCATTCAAAAGGCAAGTTGTATCTTTGACTGACATATTCACCAGAACAGATGCAACTGCTTTAAAACATATTTGCAGCTTTATTCTGCTCTTGATTTCACTGTACCTACAGGAAGTGGAACTCccctaattaaaaaaaaataattaaaccaGTTTGACTTTGATTTATCCTTGTTGTACATTGCATATTACCTATTAGGAAAATAAGTACAAAGCAGtggaaagcaaaaattaatttggttGACAAACATCTCAAACCAAAATGAAtcttcaaaagaaattgttatAATTGTCATTCCTAACAATGATGAATGTTTTAATCTTTCTTAGATAAGCCAAAGGCCAAGCGTTCACAACGACCAGATGTCATGTCATTTCTTGCTGATAAAGCAGAGACAGAAAGGGATTTCAAGAACCAGGAGCTTCAGTTTAGGCGAGAGGCCCTTGATACAGAAATGAAACTCAAGAGAGATGCCCTTGATGTTGAAATGACAAGAATTGAGTtacaagaaaagcaagtaaacaTGCAGATGGAATTGTTCAAGGCTCTTATAAATAAGCATTAAACAGAGGAGCTATTTTGCTGCTTGCAAGTGTTGATATTGAAGTTAAACAACTCAGGAGATTTAAGGATTTTTCCTATCATTTTATTATGATTTGGAGTAAGGGTCTTCAACATAATTAGCCTAACAAAGTTGTTGATAGTTGTGTTATACAAAGTTGACCCACCATTTATGAAGAAAAACTTTATTGTATTATTCAGTACAACATTCTGGTGTATTCATTACAGGTAAGTTGTGAACATCAGAAAGTTGTTCAGTTGTTCAGTTGGCTGACTTAATGTAcaaattatttgcttttaatttctaatgttaataaaaaaaattgctcaaaACATTTTGTACATCAATTGCTGAGGTAAGTGCCCAAGTCAGGGGGTTGCAGTCCAAAATAACTGGAGGTCACACTACCATGCAAACAAGTATGGCAGTTTATCAGAAGTGAACCCACCACATAATATTTACCAACAGGTTGTAAGAGAACTTTAAGGTTCTTTCTAAAGTCCAGAAATGCAAAATACTGGACAACTTTTCCAAATGACCACTCTACAGATTCACGAACTTTGCTCATTCTTTCATTAAACAATTGCTGATCAGGCGTCAGTTGTGCTCCCCTGTAGGGTCCAAGAATGTGTTGGCAAAGAGGATAAGCAGGATCTCCATACAATGTGAAAATTGGCAAAGCTGCAAATTTTGCTTGCAGTCGAGGTATCAAATTGCTTTCGTGAAGCATAAAAGGATCATGATGTCGTCCAGCAACAGGGCCAAACAGGTTGGCTATCAATCCATTTGGACATACCACACTCTAAACAAAGACGAAACATGCTGTAATTGCTAGCAGTTCAAGCTTTGTCATATTCATCTTCTTCATTACTTTTGAGTGCTAATGGTTTTCCAGAGAATACTTAGACCTTTTCTAGTCAAAAGACCAATTACAGTAAAAGAAAGACACAGCTACTGTCATCGACACTGCACCTGAAATTTTAGTCCATGTGTTCGCTTGTGTCCAGAAAATAAGATTCTTTGATTTTGTATGGGTCTACAGCAAGGCCTCAGGGTCCCATCTATGAATCCCCAGCAGTTTGGTAAAGGACTTCCAGCATCATGTATAGCATCTGAAAATGCCTGTACATCAATCCAATTCTGGTCAAGGTCTTCAAGTAAGTGATGGAAACGGTTATAGAGATCATTCAACAcctgaagaaaacaagaatcTACTATACAAAAATGACACTAGAGATGGCTACAAGGATGGTAAGAGAATTATGATTAAACATCCAACCATTTTCCAGGCATGTAAAGTGGATGTTGTGGTTTTTTTACACAACCATAACTATTCAGGTAAATATGAATTATCCAGAATAATACAAAGCTTTCTAAGCAAAAGATAACAATTAAAATGGTGTGTATAGATTCTtcttttacaataaaattagtACGGAAATACATGTATTTGCCAATGTAAGGTTGCTACCTTTAACAAAATTTACCTCATGAATAATCATGCTCAGTTCGGGTTCTGCTCTTCCAAATAAAGGGCTCAAATCACATAAACGGTTTGGATACGTCAGTCTCCTCAGAAGAACCAGCATCGCTTCCATACCATTTGCCACAGTGCCGTTCGGACACTTGTAAACATCGGGTATTGACAACGTATTGCATAAAAGATGAAGGTCTGCTTTCCCAAACCTGTGTGTAAAATATCAACGGTTTCAGTCGTGGGCTGTGGACATCTAAGGTAGTTTGATTGGGGAAATATGTCTTTGTCAGAAAACTAACGCTGCATTACCTGAAAAGCTCTATAGACATCTGTTCATCGAGGCTGTCAAGattaaatttaaaaccaaACGTTGCTGGTGATGGTTCCTTATACAAAGCATCCACAAGCAAAATGTCAAAGTCATCGTCATCCTTGTCTGCGGCATAAAGAAGCAACATTTCATCTGCGTACTTTCTGTAAAGAAGGAGTAACAAATTTGGAACTTTGTTAAGCGAAAAGCCACTGAGcaaattcaagcaaaaaaCGAACAGCTACTGATAAAAAAGGTGACTACAAACCTGGCCTTGGCAGCCGCCATGTTGAAACTTGATTGTTAAGTTCCAGGGACAGTTCCCGGTAACTTAAGTTAAATTTCCCGCCGCTTATCACGTGTACGGCTACCGGTAATTTACCCGTACCCATACATCGGAATCGGGGTATCTTAAGGTCtctattatcattactattgtTCTCAATTTGTAGCCACACAGTACCGCAACTAGCTATCTCATTCCTCCCAGCCATGTCTTAACACATTTTAGAAGAAGAGTATTACAAGCATTAAGCCTTTCTAGTTGGTGGCATATTCCTACTATCAAGAAGAACCATTtcaaacatggagaaaatgTCAGAAACTTGACTGCCTCAACCATATCTATGCAAAGGTAGtcaatgcttttcttttccagtcAAGTGAAGTGGTAAAATTTATAATGTTATTGACAGTGCTTTGACTGTAGAAGAGAGGGATATTCTAGAGCAACAGGAACTAACTACTGTGGGGAGATTTCCATGCAGATTCCCAGGGTACAACAAGTCATTCAAATGCAATgcttaaacaagaaaaaaactatgaactttcaaacatggagaaaacaaggaaagctcagaaacctgactgcctccaccatatctttgcaaaggtagtcgatgcttttgttttcctgttggGTCAGTTGAGACAGTGAGCAAGCTGGATGGAACCAAACTGCAACCAACAGTGGTACACAAGGCACCAACATCCCATTTAATGAAGACACGTAGCACAGGAACAACTGCATAAAGCAAGGCAATAAAAGTCTGGGGCCCAATGTCAGAGAATGCTGTTCAGAGATTATCACACACATTAAGTCCACCAGAATAAATTTTGGGCAACCTTGATGACAGCATTAAATGACTGTTACAATCTGGCAAGCATGGCAATGGAAGTCTGGGAGAGGACCTGGATGAGTTAATCAAAtgagcaataaaattcaacattttcacttcacttgGTGGCATATTCCTACTGTCATGGAGGACCAGTTCACCTTTGCAACGAAAAAAGGCTGGGAAATTGctgattcattttgttaaaatgtttgATGCATACTATGGTTAGTCTAAACTTTAAAGTGACAGAGGAATGCTATgctgttgtttatttgtacTGTCAGAGATAGGTGATTATAGGTTGATGTGCCCACAACATACTTCTCTTTAGTTGCCTACTGCTAACATGTTAGATATTTTTGGTTAGAGTGGgcttaaaatgttattgtttttcatcaaagatgAAGACACACTGCCAAATGCAACATTCGTTTTGGTATTCCTTCTCATCCAGTTTCGAGTTTCAAGCTTATTGTCATTGATTGTTTAAGCTACAATAAATGAATCTTAATCTCTCTTAATCGCAAATAAAAACTGCTAATCTAGGCAGGCAGAGggaaaatgaataaactttcacatacatttttaaaatgttaaataataacctttattttcacACGATAACGTTTAAAGCTGAaaagcttgtggggtcgtgaacaaatcaaattaaatcacaacggcacaaattcaaatgttagtttttggtaagaggggaaaactggagaaACCAAGGAAAAACCCATTGGaaaagagtagagaaccaacaaacttaatCCATGTATGACAGCGGGTCCAGGCATCAAACGCCggacacattggtggaaggcgagtgctctcgcCACTACACCAACCCTGGTCCCCTAACGTATGTTGTGTACTTTAGTTTGATTACAATATAGATATATCTTATATTTAGTTTATGTGagtttttgtaagtgtgaCCTAATCACCCAGTTTGCAGTTCATCTTTATGATTGCACGTTGTATGAAAGATCTTtacaattgaattgttttcatatGCTCAAATGGTTTCTTCACAGGTCCAAGATATGAGCTAACAAATCATTACATgttacttcattaatttggaagaaatCAGTAGCTCAATGGCAATATTGGAAACTTTCTTCCACAGAACAAAGCACATTGCAAGTCCAGTGAGTTCTtgttaaaagctgaaatttaaattgaatttctgggTCAGAACTCCACTCCCAACCCCATGAGATGTCTGTCAGGGAGCGAACTATGCAGCAGTTATTAGCAGCATACCTCTTAGCAAGGAAGCTTgagctattaattttttttttttttggctcggTGCTGCTGTGCACCAAAAGGTGTTACAATACCCTGTCAAGTCGGATAACAAGGGTAGAATAATTGCTcactggaaaatgaaaaccttcccttcaaaatcaacccCCTTTTTCGGGATTTCTGACATATGATATACAAGTCTTACCCACTCAAAGATGATGAATGCTGTCACCTGTTCCGTAGAGAGCTGATCAGTGAGATGCCTCCAGGGTCTGCAAAGGATATTTTGTATGGCCAAACTGACCAGTCAGCATCTTCACGTttataaattttgcacttttcccTTTATTTCATGATTTGGGTTAGAGTATTCGGCATTGTGGCTTGCAAAAGAGTTCTCTGGAACACAACCGTAATTTTCATAACTAACAAGTAGATCAAGATTCcagacaatgattttgttgttgtatctcGACCAATTCTATAAAACAGAGCAGGGGGTTGGCAGTTCTCCAAATAGGAATTCATGTTGCATTGCAAGCAGTAGACTTAGCATACTATTGCTCTACTCTAACAGGACTAACAGAACTTGTCTGAGAGATGAACTCTATGCAACTGGCAAAATGAAGGAAGGAATACCTGGTAAACCACGTGAAGATGACCTCATGTTGTCTACAAGGGCTGAGGCCAAATTCTCCAACCACTTGCAACTTGGAGATGCAGTGTTCCACTCCCAAGCGTACAGAGGAATTACCAGAAGGAACCCCCACACTGATGCTTATGCACAAGGAGGAGATATAAGATATCAGCAAACAGAcgtcttttttatggttgtcaaaGGTGTTGATTCAGTTATGACCTCTGGAGCTGCCCTTGCTCAAATGCTAAAaggtgagaaacattttgccaatacaGTACCATGCAACTCTGGGCCTCCAATCAATCACattgttcccatttccaaatcaaaacaggccatttttgccacctgaatttttattttttctgtgttgtctcaGTTAACTTTAATAGACTAGTTAAGTTCCTCTCTTTAATTgtctgaattatttttgtacatttatatatacatatatatttttaatttttttctttacaaaattacaataattacacCACTCACAATACAATAGTCAATTTACAACACAGGCATATATATACATGAACTTGGGTTATGCAGCACATCtcccaaaccattttgaaagagaataaagaggttgtgaacctaattctcccaaaaacttccaaaaatattgtactttcaggaatcttgtgaaaagtgCCCACTTCAAGGGAAGACAGTTTAAATTATAGCTGATTTCGATATTGATCTCCCAAAAGCAGACACATCTAATTATAGTCTAGAGTCTTTTTAGACCTTTCAACTCCAACTTtagacaaggcaacttgtgtgggcaataacttagcaacaattactgtgcacagttagtggtaaaaaaatatttgaccttagcGATAagttttctcagttttacattccaaattttgttgttgatagaGAGAAACCTACTCATACTAAGATCTATGTCAATCTAGATTTTGcacaaacaaatttaacaatgcTGTATTGCTTTTTGATTGGGGTTCTttgattgttaattttaagaatgatacagagaagctatttccttctatttacaataaagttaataagattgttaaaaagCATGTACCATTGACATCATCAGCATGTCATAGATCATACCTTAGAGCCAAGTAGTGCACAATGCAAATCCTGAGTTGTGGGTGAAGCgcattgctcattttcaacagactgattgatatcaatatatgatttatttccacctccatacatcagtggcttcatagctcagttggttggagcGTCCCACCAGTATTGCGAGGTCACAGGTGTGATATTCTGATACACGACAATAAGAACCTCCGATTTTCTACGATTCAACTTTATTATAGCTCACACTCCATCAACATGGCTGCCACGAGCCGAACACAACAATCTCACTAAGCATCTCGGGATGCCTACAAAACACTTCCTTTTCCGCTAACTTCCGGGACGTCCTCTTTCCAGTACAATACACTACATCCCTccatgtaattttttttcagagaaaacatAAACATAACTAACACAACTTCTACAATGTCTTACAGGCCCGGGCCTGCTGTCCATAAACAAAGTCCAATCAGGTTGCTAATGTGATATCAATGAGCCTACAAGTAACATTCCGTTATCCCTTAGAAAGTTCGTAGTCGTCAAATCGTTTAGGCAGTCTGATATTTCGAGTTGGCCTTGGACTAACCATCCGCCTAAGTGGACTTGAGATAGGAGCCTGCTGAACATGCATTGATGATCCCGTTAGCTCTGGACTAGGGAGTTCATTCTCCCCTTTTACTACTCCTGCTTGGTTTGTTCCTTCTTGCTCTTGATGGATAGGCTCAACGTCAACTTTCGCCTCCAAGGATTTCTCCTGATACTTTTTCACAAATGACacatttcgttttatttcgGCACCAGCTGTGCTCTTAACTGTTACCTCTCCTCCTTTCCTGTCCACTACTTCGCACGGCTTCGGGTCATAGTTCGGAGACAGCTTGTTGGTCTTTGAGTTCCTCAGGAGTACTTTATCTCCAATCTCCACTTCACTTGCAACAGCACTTCTCTTTGCATCGACATACTCTTTCTGCGACAACTTCCTCGACCAGTCACGATCTCGAACTTCCTCGTTAGTGATAGTTGCCTCCCTTCGCAGGTCTGGCAACTTTGATCCCATTTCCCTTCCAAACATCAAGTAAAATGGTGTTGCCCCGGTTGTCATCTGAGGAGTTGACCTACATGCAGTTAGAAATGTCTGTAACTCTTGACGCCAATCTTTCCCTTCAATGTGGGCTATCTGGACCGACTTCATCAAGGTGCGATTCTGACGTTCGACCTCCCCGTTGGCCTGCGGCCACAATGGAGGAGTTGTTCGGTGTTCTATCCCATTCTCTGCAAGGAAGGTTTCAAACTCTCCAGATACCAGTTGAGGCCCATTGTCGGTCTTAAGCGTATGCGGCACTCCAAACCGGGCAAATATTGGTTTTAGACTTTCAATGATCCTTGTGCTAGAGGTTGACCTCAAGATAACCACTTCAAAATATCTACTAAAATAGTCTACCACCACCAGTAAACTTTCCCCTGAAGGTAAGGGACCCAGAATATCAGCTGCACAATCTTCCCAAGGGCCACTGGGTGGGAAAACTCGAGCCATAGGTTCTGGGGGAGCGTATGCACTAACTGCTTGACATCCATGACAACTCTTGCACAGCTTCTCTGCATCCGCATCCATCTTGGGCCACCATACTTTACTGCGCAGCctacattttgttttaacgATGCCTTGATGTCCCTCGTGGCTTAACTCCAAAACACGCGGCCGCAGTTCTCGGGGAATCACTAGTCTGGAACCCCGTAAAAGCAGTTCACCATACGTACACAATTCATTCTTTACATGCAAGTACGCAGGCACATTACACTGACTCCAATCTCCTGTTTGGACACATTCTTTGATGAGATTCAGCTCCATGTCCTCGGCTGAAGCCTTTTCTATTTCAGCAGGTGTCAAAGCACAAGGAACACTGTTCTCAACCACAGCATGCACAAAGTCATAATCTTCTCCGTCATTACTCTGGAACCCGCAATTCAGCCTGGACAAGGCATCTGCAATATTGGTCTTGCCTGGTCTGTAAACAACCTTAAAGTGGTAAGCCTGTAAGCGAAGGACCCATCTTTCCACTCGGGCGGAAGGCTTCGATTTCTGTGAATAGATGTACTCCAGAGGCTTATGATCCGTCTCAAGCTCAAACTCCCTGCTGAAGACATACATGTTAAAGCGTTCACAAGCCCATACCAGGGCTAGGGCTTCCTTCTCCGTTTGGCTATACCGCCGCTCTACATCAGACAGACGTCGCGAAGCATACCCAATCACCCCCCATTCATTTCCATGTAGCTGGGTTAAAACCGCTCCAAGCCCTACCGGTGACGCGTCTGCCACAATTCTTGTTCTGCTGTTTACATTGAAGTAGGCTAAGGCATCCGCCTGTGTGATCAGCTCTTTTAACTTCTCGAATGCTACCCGTTGTTCTTTGCCCCATTTGAACTCAGTATTCTTGTGGGTTAA contains:
- the LOC141895020 gene encoding uncharacterized protein LOC141895020: MAAAKARKYADEMLLLYAADKDDDDFDILLVDALYKEPSPATFGFKFNLDSLDEQMSIELFRFGKADLHLLCNTLSIPDVYKCPNGTVANGMEAMLVLLRRLTYPNRLCDLSPLFGRAEPELSMIIHEVLNDLYNRFHHLLEDLDQNWIDVQAFSDAIHDAGSPLPNCWGFIDGTLRPCCRPIQNQRILFSGHKRTHGLKFQSVVCPNGLIANLFGPVAGRHHDPFMLHESNLIPRLQAKFAALPIFTLYGDPAYPLCQHILGPYRGAQLTPDQQLFNERMSKVRESVEWSFGKVVQYFAFLDFRKNLKVLLQPVGKYYVVGSLLINCHTCLHGSVTSSYFGLQPPDLGTYLSN